One genomic window of Arachis hypogaea cultivar Tifrunner chromosome 8, arahy.Tifrunner.gnm2.J5K5, whole genome shotgun sequence includes the following:
- the LOC112707497 gene encoding cellulose synthase A catalytic subunit 3 [UDP-forming], whose translation MALEGEAGAKTMKALGGQVCQICGDNVGSTVNGEPFIACDVCAFPVCRPCYEYERKDGNQSCPQCKTRYKRHKGSPAILGDGEEDGGADDGASDYNYSSENQNEKPKISERSLGWQMTYGRMEEVAAPNYDKEVSHNHIPRLTSGQLSGELSAASPERLSMASPGVPHGKRVHNLQYSSELNQSPNIRVGDPGLGNVAWKERVDGWKMKQDKNAVPAPMSTGQATSERGAGDIDASTDVLLDDSLLNDEARQPLSRKVSIPSSRINPYRMVIVLRLVILCIFLHYRITNPVPNAFALWLISVICEIWFAISWILDQFPKWLPVNRETYLDRLAIRYDREGEPSQLAAVDIFVSTVDPLKEPPLVTANTVLSILAVDYPVDKVSCYVSDDGAAMLTFEALAETSEFARKWVPFCKKYNIEPRAPEWYFAQKIDYLKDKVQPSFVKDRRAMKREYEEFKIRVNGLVAKAQKIPEEGWVMQDGTPWPGNNTRDHPGMIQVFLGQSGGLDTEGNELPRLVYVSREKRPGFQHHKKAGAMNALVRVSAVLTNGPFLLNLDCDHYINNSKALREAMCFMMDPNLGKNVCYVQFPQRFDGIDRNDRYANRNTVFFDINLRGLDGIQGPVYVGTGCVFNRTALYGYEPPVKPKHKKAGLISSLCGGKRNKSSKSSKKGKDKKKSQKNVDPTVPIYNLEDIEEGVEGAGFDDEKSLLMSQMSLEKRFGQSAVFVASTLMENGGVPQSATPETLLKEAIHVISCGYEDKTEWGTEIGWIYGSVTEDILTGFKMHARGWRSIYCMPKLAAFKGSAPINLSDRLNQVLRWALGSVEILLSRHCPIWYGYSGRLKWLERFAYINTTIYPITSIPLLMYCTLPAVCLLTNKFIIPQISNIASIWFISLFLSIFATGILEMRWSGVGIDEWWRNEQFWVIGGVSAHLFAVFQGLLKVLAGIDTNFTVTSKASDEDGDFAELYMFKWTTLLIPPTTLLIINLVGVVAGISYAINSGYQSWGPLFGKLFFAFWVIIHLYPFLKGLMGRQNRTPTIVVVWSILLASIFSLLWVRIDPFTTKVTGPDVQQCGINC comes from the exons ATGGCGTTAGAAGGGGAAGCTGGG gcaAAGACAATGAAGGCATTGGGTGGCCAAGTCTGCCAGATCTGTGGTGATAACGTTGGGAGCACTGTAAATGGCGAGCCATTCATCGCGTGCGATGTTTGTGCTTTCCCTGTCTGCAGGCCTTGCTATGAGTATGAAAGGAAGGATGGCAATCAGTCTTGCCCTCAGTGCAAAACCCGTTACAAGAGGCACAAAG GCAGTCCTGCAATTCTTGGAGACGGGGAAGAGGATGGTGGTGCTGATGATGGTGCCAGTGACTACAATTACAGTTCAGAAAATCAGAACGAAAAGCCAAAGATTTCAGAACGCTCACTGGGCTGGCAAATGACATATGGGCGAATGGAGGAGGTTGCTGCACCGAATTATGATAAGGAAGTTTCTCACAATCATATTCCTCGGCTGACAAGTGGACAG TTATCTGGAGAGTTATCTGCTGCTTCACCTGAGAGGCTGTCAATGGCATCTCCTGGCGTCCCTCATGGGAAGCGTGTCCATAATCTTCAGTATTCATCTGAGCTTAATCAATCTC CAAATATTAGGGTTGGGGATCCAGGATTGGGCAATGTAGCATGGAAAGAAAGAGTTGATGGATGGAAAATGAAACAAGATAAGAATGCCGTTCCTGCTCCAATGAGCACAGGCCAGGCTACTTCTGAAAGAGGAGCTGGTGATATCGATGCTAGTACTGATGTGCTTTTGGATGATTCGTTGTT GAATGATGAAGCTCGACAACCTCTGTCCAGGAAGGTTTCTATTCCATCTTCTAGGATAAATCCATACCGTATGGTCATTGTTCTGCGGCTGGTTATCCTCTGCATCTTTCTGCATTACCGAATAACAAATCCTGTGCCCAATGCATTTGCATTGTGGTTAATATCTGTTATTTGTGAGATTTGGTTTGCCATATCTTGGATATTGGATCAGTTCCCTAAGTGGCTACCTGTGAACCGTGAAACATATCTTGACAGGCTTGCAATAAG ATATGATCGCGAGGGAGAACCATCACAGCTTGCAGCTGTTGACATTTTTGTCAGTACCGTGGATCCATTAAAGGAGCCCCCACTTGTGACTGCCAATACTGTACTATCCATACTTGCTGTTGACTACCCAGTTGATAAGGTTTCCTGCTATGTTTCTGATGATGGTGCTGCTATGCTGACATTTGAAGCTCTAGCTGAGACATCTGAATTTGCAAGGAAATGGGTTCCTTTCTGCAAGAAATACAACATTGAACCCAGGGCACCTGAGTGGTACTTCGCACAAAAGATTGACTACTTGAAAGACAAGGTTCAACCATCATTTGTCAAAGATCGTAGAGCAATGAAG AGAGAATATGAAGAATTTAAGATCCGTGTGAATGGACTTGTTGCGAAGGCACAAAAAATTCCTGAAGAAGGATGGGTGATGCAAGATGGTACCCCATGGCCTGGAAACAACACCAGAGACCATCCAGGAATGATACAG GTTTTCTTGGGGCAAAGTGGAGGTCTTGACACTGAGGGTAATGAACTTCCACGTCTAGTATATGTTTCTCGTGAAAAGCGTCCTGGTTTCCAACATCACAAGAAGGCCGGTGCCATGAATGCACTT GTTCGAGTATCAGCTGTCCTTACCAATGGACCTTTCTTATTGAATCTTGATTGTGATCACTACATAAACAACAGCAAGGCCTTGAGAGAAGCTATGTGTTTTATGATGGATCCCAATCTTGGGAAAAATGTTTGCTACGTCCAGTTTCCTCAGAGATTTGACGGTATTGATAGGAATGATCGTTACGCAAATCGTAATACTGTTTTCTTTGAT ATAAATTTGAGAGGTTTGGATGGAATTCAGGGGCCCGTTTATGTGGGCACTGGATGTGTATTTAACAGAACGGCTTTATATGgttatgaacctcctgtaaagCCCAAGCACAAAAAAGCTGGGTTGATCTCTTCACTCTGTGGTGGAAAGAGAAATAAGAGCTCAAAATCTAGCAAGAAGGGTAAAGACAAGAAAAAATCGCAGAAGAATGTTGACCCAACTGTGCCCATCTACAATCTAGAGGATATAGAAGAAGGGGTTGAAG GTGCTGGATTTGACGATGAGAAATCACTACTCATGTCGCAAATGAGCCTTGAGAAAAGGTTTGGTCAATCTGCTGTTTTTGTTGCCTCCACACTCATGGAAAATGGTGGTGTTCCTCAGTCTGCTACTCCAGAAACTCTTCTTAAGGAGGCTATTCATGTCATCAGTTGTGGTTATGAGGATAAGACAGAATGGGGAACTGAG ATAGGATGGATCTATGGTTCTGTCACAGAAGATATTCTTACTGGATTTAAGATGCACGCCCGTGGTTGGCGGTCCATATATTGCATGCCCAAGCTCGCAGCATTTAAAGGTTCTGCTCCTATCAATCTTTCAGATCGTCTGAACCAAGTGCTTCGATGGGCTTTAGGTTCGGTGGAAATTCTTCTAAGCCGACACTGTCCCATCTGGTATGGTTATAGTGGAAGACTAAAGTGGCTGGAGAGGTTTGCATATATTAACACCACAATCTATCCAATCACTTCCATTCCCCTTCTCATGTATTGTACCTTGCCTGCTGTCTGTCTCCTCACTAACAAATTCATTATTCCACAG ATTAGTAACATCGCAAGTATATGGtttatctctctctttctttccatCTTTGCCACCGGTATCCTTGAGATGAGGTGGAGCGGTGTCGGAATTGATGAGTGGTGGAGAAATGAACAGTTTTGGGTTATTGGTGGTGTTTCAGCCCATCTTTTTGCTGTGTTCCAAGGTTTACTCAAGGTGCTTGCCGGAATTGACACCAACTTCACTGTTACATCAAAGGCATCAGATGAAGATGGGGACTTTGCAGAACTCTACATGTTCAAATGGACAACCCTTCTCATTCCGCCGACGACTCTTCTCATCATAAACTTGGTAGGGGTTGTTGCAGGTATCTCCTATGCCATTAACAGTGGGTACCAGTCATGGGGTCCCCTCTTTGGTAAGCTTTTCTTTGCATTTTGGGTGATCATCCATCTCTACCCCTTCCTCAAGGGTCTCATGGGACGGCAGAACAGAACGCCGACCATCGTTGTGGTCTGGTCCATTCTGCTTGCTTCCATTTTCTCTCTGTTATGGGTCCGAATCGACCCGTTCACTACCAAAGTCACCGGTCCTGATGTTCAGCAGTGTGGAATCAACTGCTAG
- the LOC112707498 gene encoding probable receptor-like protein kinase At1g11050 yields the protein MDTLDTQVAPFLLLLLFTILVSGTESASCPFDLNYVDTLTWDTSTCRDPIDTQHCCQTLLSLIGIGLSQHLKQTSQFQLQDNNTSASCLSEFRSKLSPLSLNTSMVSTCFQNSDFVSNSSSCAGIENIQDWKQKVGLISPLDTSCSGDMNGQTQCSICTDAGFKVTADLNQKDPNSTKCFYFTILYAAGVVNQFGPSNLGTASCILGLPLSTKKGSWNKEQVLKLVFGILGALGGVILTSVLIVLFRKWDRRRRESLYHRSIENSVRNSVLPNAGAKWFHISELERATNKFSQRNMIGQGGDGVVYKGTLSDGTLVAVKDILNLESKGDEEFCYEVDIISKIKHRNLLALRGCCVTSDNLKGKRRFLVYDYMPNDSLSYQLSIAGANRLTWPQRKSIILDVAKGLAYLHYEIKPPIYHRDIKATNILLDSKMKAKVADFGLAKQGSEGQSHLTTRVAGTYGYLAPEYALYGQLTEKSDVYSFGIVILEIMSGRKVLDTTNSNSNVVLITDWAWTLAKSGQTEEILDESIRGEGPEKIMERFVLVGILCGHAMVALRPTIAEAMKMLEGDIDIPELPDRPVPLGHESFRSSLLFGLQRSGRSMPYLSSYETNVTTSTM from the exons ATGGATACCCTGGATACCCAAGTAGCGccctttctccttctcctcctcttcacCATTTTGGTATCTGGTACTGAATCAGCATCGTGCCCCTTTGATCTCAACTACGTTGACACCTTAACATGGGACACATCAACATGCAGAGACCCAATAGACACACAACACTGCTGCCAAACCCTTCTGAGTCTTATCGGCATTGGACTATCTCAGCACCTCAAACAAACCTCACAGTTCCAACTACAGGATAACAATACTTCCGCATCTTGCTTATCCGAATTCAG ATCCAAGCTTTCACCCTTATCGCTGAACACATCTATGGTGTCCACATGCTTCCAGAACTCGGATTTCGTCTCGAATTCTTCGAGTTGTGCCGGGATTGAGAACATCCAAGATTGGAAGCAGAAGGTGGGGTTAATCTCCCCACTGGACACTTCTTGCAGTGGCGACATGAATGGCCAAACGCAGTGCAGCATTTGCACGGACGCGGGATTCAAGGTCACTGCAGACTTGAACCAAAAGGACCCAAATTCGACCAAATGCTTCTACTTCACAATCTTGTATGCTGCTGGTGTTGTTAACCAGTTTGGTCCAAGCAATTTGGGCACGGCTTCTTGCATTCTGGGCTTGCCACTGTCCACGAAGAAAGGGTCGTGGAATAAGGAACAAGTTTTGAAATTGGTTTTTGGGATATTGGGTGCTCTTGGTGGTGTTATTCTCACCTCGGTTCTGATTGTTTTGTTTAGAAAGTGGGATAGGAGGAGGAGGGAGAGCCTTTATCACAGGTCAATCGAAAACAGCGTTAGGAACAGCGTTTTGCCTAATGCGGGGGCGAAATGGTTTCATATTTCAGAGCTTGAACGAGCCACGAACAAGTTTTCACAGAGGAATATGATTGGTCAAGGTGGTGATGGGGTAGTGTACAAGGGGACTCTTTCAGACGGCACTTTGGTTGCGGTTAAAGATATTCTGAACTTGGAAAGCAAAGGGGATGAGGAGTTTTGCTATGAGGTAGATATCATAAGCAAAATAAAGCATAGAAATCTTCTTGCCCTTCGGGGTTGTTGCGTTACGAGCGATAACTTGAAAGGTAAAAGGAGGTTTCTGGTTTATGATTATATGCCTAATGACAGCCTCAGTTACCAATTGTCCATTGCTGGTGCTAATAGGCTAACATGGCCACAGAGGAAGAGCATAATTCTTGATGTGGCTAAGGGGCTTGCTTATTTGCATTACGAAATCAAACCCCCTATTTATCACCGCGACATTAAAGCGACCAACATACTTCTTGATAGCAAGATGAAAGCAAAAGTGGCAGATTTCGGATTAGCAAAACAGGGCAGTGAAGGCCAGTCTCACCTCACAACAAGGGTGGCTGGCACATACGGTTATCTAGCGCCAGAGTACGCGCTATACGGCCAACTAACAGAGAAGAGTGATGTGTATAGTTTTGGAATTGTGATCTTAGAGATCATGAGTGGGAGGAAGGTACTAGATACGACGAATTCGAATTCAAACGTGGTCTTGATCACGGATTGGGCGTGGACGCTTGCGAAATCAGGTCAGACGGAGGAGATTCTTGATGAGTCAATAAGGGGAGAAGGGCCAGAGAAGATCATGGAAAGGTTTGTTCTTGTTGGGATTCTTTGTGGTCATGCAATGGTTGCGCTTAGGCCTACCATTGCTGAGGCAATGAAGATGTTGGAGGGTGATATTGACATTCCTGAGTTGCCAGACAGGCCGGTACCACTTGGTCATGAGTCGTTTCGATCTTCTCTTCTCTTTGGATTGCAAAGAAGCGGAAGGTCCATGCCATATCTCTCATCTTATGAAACAAATGTGACTACGAGCACAATGTAG